GAGAGCCCGAAGTCGCGCGAGGATCAGCTGGCCAAGCTCGAGCAAGAGCTGGAGCTGCAGACGCCGCTCAAGGTGAACCTCGTCGAGATCCACCGCGGGGCGGTGACCGTCATCGAGACGAGCGGCAAGCCCATGCCCAAGCTGGAGCTCACCCACCTCGAGCTCTCCATCTCCAACCTCGCCACGCGCGCGGCGGAGAAGGAGCACCAGCCCACCGTCCTCGACGGCCACGGAGTCCTGCAGCGCACCGGCGTGGTGACCGCGAAGATCACCGCCGATCCCTGGGCCAAGGGCCTCAACTTCGACGGCCGCGTGAGCCTGCGCAACCTGCAGATCTCAGATCTTCGAACGCTGGTGGAAGCGGCGACCCAGCTCAAGCCCACCCAGGGAACCATCGATCTCTTCGCCGACTTCAAGGCCAAGAACGGCCACATCACCGGCGGCGTGAAGCCCGTGCTCCACGACGTCGAGCTCGCGCCCGCGAATCCGTCGCCCTGGACGAGCCTCAAGGCCTGGGTCGCGGACCTCGGGCTCGATCTCTTCTCGAGTCACAGGGGAAGCGACCAGAAGAAGCTCGCGACGGTGGTTCCCATCCGCGGCACCGTCGACGATCCCCAGGCCCAGCTCTGGCCCACGATCATGGGCGTGGTGCGCAACGCCTTCGTGGAAGGCGTGACCGAGGGCTTCGCGAACGTGCCGCCGCAGACCGCGGAGAAGAAGCAGAACCCGGTGGAGCAGCTCGGCAACGCGCTCAACAAGCAGAAGGGGCCGCCGAAAGCGCAGCCCCCTGCCCCGACGCGCCAAGGACGACACTGACCCGCGCCGCCGCGCGTAACGCCGTCGCGAACGCGTGGCCTACATCCGCTCGATGCGCATGTAGCGAATGATGTTGGGCATCTCGCGGAGCGCCAGCGCAATCCCCGCGAATGCGAGGGCCACGCCGAAGACCTTCGCCGCGGCCTGCACCGCCTGCGAGCCCTGAGAACGAATGACGATGTGCTTCATGGGTGCACCTCCGGTTGCTTCCCTACGGGCTTGATCTCGCGATCGAGCAGCTCGAGCACGATCGTCACCGCGTCGTCGACGACGGCCTCGACCTGGGGGCTCAACGCCATGCGCTCCTCGACGCTCTTCGGCACGCAGCCCACGATTCGCACCGGCGGCATCGCTGCGCCGAGCGCGCGCGCCTGCGCGAAGACCGCGGGCAGATCCATGCCGTGCGGGCTCTGGTCGCCGCCCGGGAGACTGGCGAGGTCCGGCTCGAGCGCGAAGAGCGTCCCCGGCGCGTGCCCCGGCCGCATCAGCGCATCGACGATGATCAGCAGCTCCAGCGGCTGCATCAGGTCATAGGCGAGGTGCAGCCCGCGAATGCCGTAGTCGATGGCGGTGATGCCCGGCGGCAGCGGGTGCGCACGAATGCGGCGAATCACCTCGGGACCAAAGCCGTCGTCGCCGAGGAAGATGTTCCCGACGCCGGCAATCAAGGCGCTCGTGCTCATGGTGCAGCCTCCGCGGCTTCGACGAGCGGCTCCACCTCGTCCAGGGCGTAGTACTGGTAGCGGCCGTACCAGCGGTGCAGCTCGGCAGCCGGGTCCTGGTCGAGCGTGACCGCGACGTACGCGCGG
Above is a window of Deltaproteobacteria bacterium DNA encoding:
- a CDS encoding hydrogenase maturation protease; this encodes MSTSALIAGVGNIFLGDDGFGPEVIRRIRAHPLPPGITAIDYGIRGLHLAYDLMQPLELLIIVDALMRPGHAPGTLFALEPDLASLPGGDQSPHGMDLPAVFAQARALGAAMPPVRIVGCVPKSVEERMALSPQVEAVVDDAVTIVLELLDREIKPVGKQPEVHP
- a CDS encoding DUF748 domain-containing protein translates to MIGLLALLQLAATPIAQWYTRRALRNLTSFDGTVGEVRASVFPPTYALENLRLTEREGPQSREPLLQIQHVMLRIAWRQLLHGALVANVELDAPHLHVVTRAEQARPGESPKSREDQLAKLEQELELQTPLKVNLVEIHRGAVTVIETSGKPMPKLELTHLELSISNLATRAAEKEHQPTVLDGHGVLQRTGVVTAKITADPWAKGLNFDGRVSLRNLQISDLRTLVEAATQLKPTQGTIDLFADFKAKNGHITGGVKPVLHDVELAPANPSPWTSLKAWVADLGLDLFSSHRGSDQKKLATVVPIRGTVDDPQAQLWPTIMGVVRNAFVEGVTEGFANVPPQTAEKKQNPVEQLGNALNKQKGPPKAQPPAPTRQGRH